A genomic stretch from Alosa sapidissima isolate fAloSap1 chromosome 3, fAloSap1.pri, whole genome shotgun sequence includes:
- the kat8 gene encoding histone acetyltransferase KAT8 produces the protein MSGSGVGVALANARHSIRENAYDNCGTDDRMDVDLDSGHSVTDRGDLESGNRATCSSNGSGGEDDDGEAIDREREAGGSSTPRSGDGAMLGGGREQEVTVEIGETYLCQRADKTWHSAEVIQSRLNEQEGREEFYVHYVGFNRRLDEWVGKSRLALTKTVKDAVRKSVEEGGELGDQPERKITRNQKRKHDEINHVQKTYAEMDPTTAALEKEHEAITKVKYVDKIQIGNFEIDAWYFSPFPEDYGKQPKLWICEYCLKYMKYEKTFRYHLTQCQWRQPPGKEIYRRNNISVYEVDGRDHKIYCQNLCLLAKLFLDHKTLYFDVEPFIFYILTEVNRQGAHIVGYFSKEKESPDGNNVACILTLPPYQRRGYGKFLIAFSYELSKLENTVGSPEKPLSDLGKLSYRSYWSWVLLEILRDFRGTLSIKDLSQMTSITQSDIISTLQSLNMVKYWKGQHVICVTPKLVEEHLKSAQYKKPPITVDTVCLKWAPPKHKQAKFSKK, from the exons ATGTCGGGCTCTGGCGTAGGTGTTGCACTGGCTAACGCGCGCCATTCAATTCGAGAAAATGCTTATGATAATTGTGGTACCGACGATCGCATGGATGTTGATTTAGACTCTGGTCACTCTGTAACCGATCGGGGAGACCTGGAATCTGGAAATCGTGCCACTTGTTCCTCAAACGGCAGTGGCGGAGAGGACGATGACGGAGAGGCCATTGATAGGGAAAGGGAAGCCGGGGGCTCGAGTACACCGCGCTCGGGCGATGGAGCAATGTTGGGCGGTGGAAGGGAGCAAGAGGTCACGGTAGAAATTGGGGAGACATACCTCTGTCAGCGCGCGGACAAAACATGGC ATTCTGCCGAGGTCATCCAGTCTAGATTGAATGAGCAGGAGGGCAGAGAGGAGTTCTACGTCCACTATGTAGGAT TCAACCGGCGGCTGGACGAGTGGGTGGGCAAGTCTCGTCTGGCGCTCACAAAGACGGTGAAGGACGCGGTGAGGAAGAGTGTGGAGGAGGGTGGGGAGCTGGGGGATCAGCCCGAGAGGAAGATCACCCGCAACCAGAAACGTAAACATGATGAGATCAACCATGTCCAGAAG ACGTACGCAGAGATGGACCCCACCACAGCAGCCCTAGAGAAGGAGCATGAGGCG ATCACCAAAGTGAAGTATGTGGACAAGATCCAGATCGGGAACTTTGAGATCGATGCCTGGTACTTCTCGCCGTTCCCCGAGGACTACGGAAAGCAGCCCAAGCTGTGGATCTGCGAGTACTGTCTGAAGTATATGAAGTACGAGAAGACATTCCGCTACCATCTG ACTCAGTGCCAGTGGCGGCAGCCCCCAGGAAAGGAGATCTATCGCAGAAACAACATCTCTGTGTATGAGGTGGACGGTCGAGACCATAAG ATCTACTGCCAGAACCTCTGTTTGCTGGCCAAACTGTTCCTAGACCACAAAACATTATACTTTGATGTGGAGCCATTCATCTTTTACATTCTGACAGAGGTCAACAGACAAGGGGCACACATAGTGGGATATTTCTCCAAG GAGAAAGAGTCACCCGACGGCAATAATGTAGCCTGTATCCTCACACTTCCTCCATACCAGCGGAGAGGATATGGAAAATTCCTAATAGCTTTCA GTTATGAGTTGTCAAAGTTGGAGAACACCGTGGGCTCGCCGGAGAAGCCGCTGTCAGATTTGGGGAAGCTGAGCTACCGGAGCTACTGGTCCTGGGTGCTTTTGGAGATCTTACGAGATTTCAGGGGAACGCTGTCCATCAAAGACCTGAG TCAGATGACGAGCATCACACAGAGTGACATCATCAGCACCCTGCAGTCGCTGAACATGGTGAAGTACTGGAAGGGCCAGCATGTCATCTGTGTCACCCCCAAACTGGTGGAGGAGCACCTGAAGAGTGCTCAGTACAAAAAACCCCCGATCACAG TGGACACAGTGTGTCTGAAATGGGCCCCACCCAAACACAAGCAGGCCAAGTTCTCCAAGAAATGA